The following proteins are co-located in the Candidatus Saganbacteria bacterium genome:
- the rplP gene encoding 50S ribosomal protein L16, with protein MQPARTKFRKAQRGRIRGHAATGNKLVYGEFGLQSVELGYLKTNQIEAARKALTHFVKRGGKVWVRVLTDKPFSARPAETRMGGGKGAPTGYIGGVRPGHIIFEIAGVSEEDARQGFKLAAFKLPLKVRMVKAQ; from the coding sequence CTGCAACCAGCTAGGACAAAATTCAGGAAAGCCCAGCGCGGCCGCATTCGCGGTCATGCCGCTACCGGGAATAAATTGGTATATGGCGAGTTTGGCCTGCAATCTGTCGAATTAGGATACTTAAAAACAAACCAGATAGAGGCTGCGAGGAAAGCGCTTACGCACTTTGTAAAGCGCGGCGGGAAAGTCTGGGTCAGAGTGCTGACCGACAAGCCTTTTTCTGCGAGACCTGCTGAAACCCGAATGGGCGGAGGCAAGGGTGCGCCGACGGGCTATATCGGCGGGGTCCGCCCGGGGCATATCATATTTGAGATCGCGGGGGTAAGCGAAGAGGATGCAAGGCAGGGCTTCAAACTTGCGGCGTTTAAGCTCCCGCTAAAAGTCAGGATGGTAAAAGCGCAATGA
- a CDS encoding type Z 30S ribosomal protein S14, translating to MAKKAWLERARKGPKFAVRIRNRCGVCGRARAYIRKFGICRICFRSLAHKGELPGVTKSSW from the coding sequence ATGGCAAAAAAAGCTTGGCTTGAACGCGCAAGGAAAGGACCGAAGTTTGCAGTAAGGATCCGCAACAGATGCGGCGTCTGCGGAAGGGCGCGCGCATACATTCGCAAGTTCGGCATATGCAGGATATGCTTCAGGTCGCTTGCGCATAAAGGCGAACTTCCGGGCGTTACAAAATCCAGTTGGTAA
- the rplC gene encoding 50S ribosomal protein L3, producing the protein MSAILGKKIGMTQIFDEKGNVRPVTVVEAGPCIVTALRTKEKHGYNAIQVGFGPAKKVNKPMQGMLKELKLKNLREFRVEKPEDYKIGQEIKVDIFKDGDSVKVSGVTIGKGFQGTIKRWHHHRGPMGHGSKSHRIPGSIGSGTTPGRVYKGRRMSGHMGAVRATLKNVKVVRVDLNNNLILVSGSVPGSKGNLVEIVKS; encoded by the coding sequence ATGAGCGCAATTCTCGGTAAAAAAATAGGAATGACGCAAATTTTCGACGAAAAAGGGAATGTACGGCCTGTAACCGTGGTTGAAGCAGGCCCATGTATTGTTACGGCGCTCCGAACAAAAGAAAAGCATGGCTACAATGCGATACAAGTCGGCTTTGGCCCGGCGAAAAAGGTGAATAAGCCGATGCAGGGGATGCTTAAGGAGCTGAAGCTTAAGAACTTAAGGGAATTCCGGGTCGAAAAGCCCGAGGATTATAAGATAGGGCAGGAAATTAAAGTTGATATTTTCAAAGACGGCGATTCTGTAAAAGTATCCGGCGTAACTATAGGGAAAGGATTCCAAGGAACGATAAAAAGATGGCACCACCACAGGGGGCCTATGGGGCATGGCAGCAAATCGCATAGGATCCCGGGATCGATCGGTTCAGGGACGACCCCCGGCCGAGTTTATAAGGGCCGCAGGATGTCGGGCCATATGGGAGCGGTCAGAGCCACCCTTAAAAATGTAAAGGTAGTCAGGGTCGATCTTAACAATAACCTTATTTTAGTTTCAGGGTCGGTACCCGGATCAAAAGGGAACTTAGTGGAGATAGTGAAATCATGA
- the rplV gene encoding 50S ribosomal protein L22: protein MKVKAKVKYVRGSALKFRRIIKLLRGKPVAYVLAELKFMPHKSARTIYKVVKSAAANAVNNYKLNEKDLIVSEIFADSAGMIKRMRPRARGRGFPIKKRISHVTVYVATKEAK from the coding sequence ATGAAAGTAAAAGCAAAAGTTAAATATGTCCGGGGTTCAGCTCTAAAGTTCCGTAGGATCATAAAGCTCCTGAGAGGCAAGCCGGTGGCGTATGTATTGGCAGAGCTCAAATTTATGCCGCATAAATCGGCGCGGACAATTTATAAAGTCGTTAAATCGGCGGCGGCAAATGCCGTAAATAATTACAAGTTGAACGAAAAAGACCTGATAGTCAGTGAAATATTCGCGGATTCCGCGGGAATGATAAAGAGGATGCGGCCAAGGGCTCGCGGACGCGGATTCCCGATCAAAAAGAGAATCAGCCATGTTACGGTTTATGTAGCAACTAAGGAGGCCAAATAG
- the rpsQ gene encoding 30S ribosomal protein S17, protein MEKGTRRVKEGVVLSRKMDKTSVVQVERVFAHPKYKKTIKVMKKFLVHDENNEANVGDLVQIIETRPISKRKFHRILKIVGKVKLRLKDLPKKSSSGKKEEIKSDTASN, encoded by the coding sequence ATGGAAAAAGGCACTCGCAGGGTAAAAGAAGGGGTTGTCCTTTCGCGCAAAATGGATAAGACATCTGTCGTCCAGGTTGAACGGGTTTTTGCGCATCCAAAATACAAAAAAACTATCAAGGTAATGAAAAAGTTCCTGGTCCATGATGAGAACAATGAAGCGAATGTCGGGGACCTGGTGCAAATAATCGAAACTCGCCCGATCTCAAAGAGAAAGTTCCACAGAATACTTAAAATAGTCGGCAAGGTCAAATTAAGGCTGAAAGACCTGCCAAAAAAGAGCTCAAGCGGAAAGAAAGAGGAGATAAAAAGTGATACAGCCTCAAACTAA
- the rpsS gene encoding 30S ribosomal protein S19: MSRSLKKGPFVDDHLLKKVEKMQSARDKKIIKTWSRRSTVVPQMIGLTIAVHNGVKHIPVYINENMVGHKLGEFAHTRTFRGHSAPTDKTATLT; encoded by the coding sequence ATGAGCAGATCGCTTAAAAAGGGGCCGTTCGTGGACGATCATCTCCTAAAAAAAGTCGAAAAAATGCAATCGGCCAGGGACAAAAAAATAATCAAGACATGGTCGAGGCGTTCAACTGTTGTTCCGCAGATGATAGGCTTGACGATAGCCGTACATAACGGCGTAAAGCACATCCCGGTTTATATCAATGAAAACATGGTCGGGCACAAACTTGGGGAGTTTGCCCACACAAGAACGTTTCGCGGGCACTCTGCGCCAACTGACAAGACGGCGACATTAACATAA
- the rplB gene encoding 50S ribosomal protein L2, with amino-acid sequence MALKEMKPRSPGARFQINDSFDDITKYSPEKSLCVRLKKSTGRGFGGRISMRHRGGGAKLIYRMIDFKRNKDNMEAKVLGIEYDPNRNVRIALIKYSDGEMRYILAPLGIEVNYAVESGPNAEIKLGNSLPLASIPVGSVVHNVELMPGRGGQLARSAGASISMLGKEGDYAILKMPSGEQRMVHVNCRATLGQLGNLDDKNRSLGKAGAKRHKGRRPEVRGVVMNPCDHPHGGGEGKSGIGRSRPVSKWGQPALGYKTRRGRRPSDRFILGRRKK; translated from the coding sequence ATGGCATTAAAAGAAATGAAACCCAGGTCCCCGGGAGCAAGGTTCCAGATAAATGATTCGTTCGACGATATAACAAAATATTCGCCCGAAAAGTCATTATGCGTCAGGCTGAAAAAAAGCACCGGGCGCGGATTTGGCGGAAGGATCTCCATGCGCCACAGGGGAGGCGGAGCGAAGCTTATTTATCGCATGATAGATTTCAAGCGAAATAAAGACAATATGGAAGCCAAGGTTTTGGGGATCGAATATGATCCCAACAGGAATGTTAGGATCGCGCTCATAAAATATTCAGACGGCGAGATGAGATATATTTTAGCGCCGTTAGGGATAGAGGTCAATTACGCTGTTGAGTCCGGGCCAAATGCAGAGATCAAGCTCGGGAATTCTCTTCCTTTAGCGAGCATCCCTGTCGGTTCCGTGGTCCATAATGTCGAACTGATGCCGGGGCGCGGCGGACAGCTTGCGCGTTCGGCCGGCGCTTCTATTTCAATGCTTGGGAAAGAAGGCGATTATGCTATTTTAAAAATGCCTTCAGGCGAACAAAGAATGGTGCATGTGAACTGCCGCGCAACGCTTGGCCAGTTAGGGAATCTTGATGATAAAAACAGGTCATTGGGAAAAGCCGGGGCCAAACGGCACAAGGGAAGGCGTCCTGAAGTGCGCGGAGTTGTCATGAACCCATGCGACCATCCGCACGGCGGCGGCGAGGGAAAATCTGGTATCGGAAGATCGCGTCCGGTAAGCAAATGGGGCCAGCCGGCGCTTGGCTATAAGACAAGGCGCGGGCGAAGGCCTTCGGACCGCTTTATCCTGGGAAGGAGAAAGAAATGA
- a CDS encoding 50S ribosomal protein L29, which yields MKTKELRELSNDELSKKILDMKIELKNLRFSKARGENKNPLKRRNVKREIAKMLTIKKEKGWN from the coding sequence ATGAAAACAAAAGAATTGAGAGAATTATCTAACGATGAGTTGTCAAAAAAAATATTGGATATGAAGATCGAATTAAAGAACTTGCGGTTCTCAAAGGCTCGCGGCGAGAACAAGAACCCATTAAAAAGGCGCAATGTAAAAAGAGAGATCGCAAAAATGCTTACGATAAAAAAAGAAAAAGGATGGAATTAG
- the rplN gene encoding 50S ribosomal protein L14, with product MIQPQTKLQVADNSGARVIMCIRVIGGSNKRYASIGDVIIGVVKEANPNMQVKDGEVVTAVVVRMVKPIRRSDGSYVKFDDNAAVVIQKDGNPRGTRVFGPVARELRDKNFMKIISLAPEVV from the coding sequence GTGATACAGCCTCAAACTAAGTTGCAGGTTGCAGATAATAGCGGAGCGCGTGTCATCATGTGCATAAGGGTCATAGGCGGCAGCAATAAGCGTTATGCCTCGATCGGCGATGTAATTATCGGCGTCGTGAAAGAAGCGAACCCGAACATGCAGGTCAAGGACGGCGAAGTCGTGACCGCTGTTGTGGTTCGCATGGTGAAACCGATCAGGCGGTCGGATGGTTCATATGTCAAGTTCGACGATAATGCGGCTGTTGTGATCCAAAAGGACGGGAATCCCCGAGGGACCCGCGTTTTTGGCCCGGTTGCCCGCGAACTGCGCGACAAGAATTTTATGAAAATAATTTCTCTTGCCCCGGAGGTCGTCTAA
- the rplF gene encoding 50S ribosomal protein L6 — MSRIGKSPINVPDGVKVEASDSIVVVSGAKGKLEIILPQTIEIKKEEKHLVLTRKNENGSTKALHGLFRMLIANMVTGVSIGFEKTLELSGVGYRAALQGKNLSLSVGYSHPVEIPPPNGITFVVEGQNKVKVIGIDKQLVGQVAADVRAVREVEPYKGKGIKYIGEQVRRKAGKAAKAGPGAA, encoded by the coding sequence ATGTCTAGAATAGGAAAATCGCCAATTAATGTTCCAGACGGCGTTAAAGTTGAAGCATCCGATTCGATAGTCGTCGTATCGGGCGCAAAGGGCAAACTTGAAATCATTTTGCCGCAAACTATTGAAATAAAAAAAGAAGAGAAACATCTTGTATTGACGCGGAAGAACGAGAATGGCTCGACCAAAGCTTTACACGGCCTGTTCCGCATGCTCATTGCGAACATGGTCACAGGTGTGTCTATCGGCTTTGAAAAAACCCTTGAGTTGTCAGGCGTCGGATACAGGGCGGCGTTGCAGGGGAAAAATCTTTCACTTTCTGTAGGATATTCGCATCCGGTTGAGATCCCGCCTCCAAACGGGATAACTTTTGTTGTTGAAGGGCAAAATAAGGTCAAAGTAATTGGGATCGACAAACAGTTGGTAGGCCAAGTTGCAGCAGATGTCCGTGCCGTGAGGGAAGTCGAACCGTATAAAGGCAAAGGGATAAAATACATCGGTGAACAAGTCCGGCGCAAAGCGGGCAAAGCCGCAAAAGCCGGCCCGGGGGCTGCATAA
- the rplE gene encoding 50S ribosomal protein L5, whose protein sequence is MNNLKEKYEKEAVKHLVSEFSYKNKMEVPKLVKVVISEGIKEVTTNPKAVDIAAAEISDITGLHAVIKKAKKSIANFKLKSKDPIGCMVTLRGEKMFLFLNKLINIGLPKVRDFKGLNPKSFDGRGNYSFGLKEQMIFPEIDYDKVDKTRGMNIVIVTTAKTDKEAKALLSQLGIPFREK, encoded by the coding sequence ATGAATAACTTAAAAGAAAAATACGAAAAAGAGGCCGTCAAACACCTTGTTTCGGAGTTTAGTTACAAGAACAAGATGGAAGTCCCGAAATTAGTGAAAGTCGTCATATCCGAAGGGATAAAAGAAGTGACGACGAACCCGAAGGCGGTCGATATCGCCGCGGCTGAAATTTCAGATATTACGGGCCTCCATGCGGTGATAAAGAAGGCAAAAAAAAGCATAGCTAATTTTAAGCTGAAGTCCAAGGACCCGATCGGCTGCATGGTCACGCTGCGGGGAGAGAAGATGTTCTTGTTCCTAAATAAGCTGATCAATATTGGCCTTCCCAAAGTCCGGGATTTCAAGGGCTTGAACCCAAAATCTTTCGACGGCCGCGGCAATTATTCTTTCGGCTTGAAAGAACAGATGATCTTCCCGGAGATCGACTACGACAAAGTCGATAAGACTCGCGGCATGAATATCGTGATTGTAACAACGGCAAAAACGGACAAGGAAGCGAAGGCGCTGCTTTCGCAGCTTGGCATTCCTTTTAGGGAGAAATAA
- the rplW gene encoding 50S ribosomal protein L23, producing the protein MDPYQIILEPIVTEKAFTARGERKYVFKVHNSATKIDIRHAVNKIFKVKAQAVNTVRVRSKTRSVGYKIGQTPSYKKAYVTVADGQKIEELEV; encoded by the coding sequence ATGGACCCTTACCAGATAATACTTGAGCCGATAGTGACCGAAAAAGCTTTTACGGCGCGAGGCGAGAGAAAATATGTTTTCAAAGTCCATAATTCCGCGACAAAAATTGATATAAGGCATGCAGTCAACAAGATATTTAAAGTTAAGGCGCAGGCCGTGAACACTGTAAGGGTTCGGAGCAAAACAAGGTCAGTCGGATATAAGATCGGGCAGACGCCATCCTATAAGAAAGCCTATGTCACGGTTGCCGACGGCCAAAAAATAGAGGAGCTCGAAGTCTAA
- the rplO gene encoding 50S ribosomal protein L15, which produces MYKLSSLKPRYRKKSKRVGRGTSSGHGKTGGRGNKGQKSRAGGTKGKHFEGGQTPLYRRLPKKRGFKNYPFRVEYKVLNVSDLEKFDNEAGIEQFKSEGLIKDRERIKILGSGKLTKALKITAHAFSKSAKEIIEKSGGQAITC; this is translated from the coding sequence ATGTATAAATTAAGCTCATTAAAGCCAAGATACAGGAAAAAATCAAAACGCGTCGGGCGAGGGACATCCTCCGGGCATGGAAAGACTGGAGGCCGCGGGAATAAAGGGCAAAAGAGCCGCGCCGGCGGGACCAAAGGAAAGCATTTTGAAGGCGGGCAAACGCCTCTTTACAGAAGGCTTCCGAAGAAAAGAGGGTTTAAGAATTATCCGTTCAGGGTGGAATACAAGGTGTTGAACGTGTCTGATCTTGAAAAGTTCGACAATGAGGCCGGGATCGAACAGTTCAAGTCCGAAGGCTTGATAAAGGATAGGGAGAGGATAAAGATCCTTGGCAGCGGGAAATTGACCAAAGCTCTTAAAATTACGGCCCATGCATTCTCTAAGTCTGCAAAAGAGATAATTGAAAAATCCGGGGGACAAGCTATTACATGCTAG
- the rpsJ gene encoding 30S ribosomal protein S10 yields the protein MARQRIRIRLKSYDHRLLDQSAQKIVDTAKRVGALVSGPIPLPTNKEVYCVLRSPHVDKKSREHFEIRTHKRLVDILDPPKDTVDALMQLDLPAGVDVEIKLK from the coding sequence ATGGCAAGACAAAGGATCAGGATCCGTTTGAAGAGTTACGACCACAGGCTGCTCGACCAGTCGGCGCAAAAAATAGTCGATACGGCAAAAAGGGTCGGCGCGCTTGTTTCAGGCCCGATACCATTGCCTACGAACAAAGAAGTGTACTGCGTGCTAAGGTCCCCGCATGTCGATAAAAAATCACGCGAGCATTTTGAGATAAGGACGCATAAGAGGCTAGTTGATATTCTCGACCCGCCGAAAGACACAGTTGACGCGCTGATGCAGCTTGACCTGCCTGCGGGGGTAGATGTGGAGATAAAATTAAAATAA
- the rpsH gene encoding 30S ribosomal protein S8: MFDPVSDIFTKLKNSLTRRKDTVDMQYSKLKAEISRVLVSEGFLAKQETLTKGAKKILRITLKYGVDKFGKPSKPVITELVQVSKPGRRVYSGARELSRVQSGFGISIISTPLGLLEGEQARKKKVGGEVIGYIY, from the coding sequence ATGTTTGATCCGGTTTCTGATATTTTTACGAAATTAAAAAACTCTCTCACGAGGAGAAAAGATACCGTTGATATGCAGTATTCAAAGCTTAAGGCGGAGATCTCGCGCGTGCTTGTTTCCGAGGGGTTCCTCGCAAAACAAGAAACCCTGACCAAGGGCGCAAAAAAGATACTAAGGATAACCTTGAAGTACGGCGTTGACAAGTTCGGCAAGCCCAGCAAGCCGGTCATTACAGAGCTTGTTCAGGTAAGCAAGCCGGGCCGGCGCGTTTACAGCGGAGCAAGAGAGCTCTCAAGGGTCCAATCTGGGTTCGGCATTTCAATTATTTCAACCCCCCTTGGACTGCTTGAAGGCGAGCAGGCCCGGAAGAAAAAAGTAGGCGGCGAAGTAATTGGTTATATTTATTAG
- the rpsE gene encoding 30S ribosomal protein S5: protein MPEEKEFEERVVQVRRVTKVVKGGKRMGFRVLSVVGDRGGLVGMGIGKASEVSAAIRKGVDLAKKSLVKVPMISGTIPHEVVGKLGSSTVLLRPAPSGKGVIAGGSVRIILELAGVKDVVAKSIGSSNAINTAKATLDALSLLKTQEQQELLRGKSINVRYVQNV from the coding sequence ATGCCAGAAGAAAAAGAATTCGAAGAGCGTGTAGTCCAGGTTAGGCGCGTGACTAAAGTCGTAAAAGGCGGCAAGCGAATGGGCTTTCGGGTATTGTCGGTTGTCGGCGATCGAGGCGGGCTTGTAGGCATGGGCATCGGAAAGGCTTCGGAAGTCTCTGCCGCGATCAGAAAAGGCGTCGATCTTGCTAAAAAATCACTGGTAAAAGTCCCGATGATCTCGGGAACCATTCCCCATGAAGTCGTAGGAAAGCTCGGGTCAAGCACGGTATTGCTTAGGCCTGCCCCGTCGGGAAAAGGCGTTATTGCCGGAGGGTCGGTTCGCATAATACTTGAACTTGCAGGCGTAAAAGATGTTGTAGCGAAATCTATTGGATCGTCAAACGCGATAAACACGGCAAAAGCGACGCTTGACGCGCTAAGCCTGCTTAAAACACAAGAGCAGCAGGAATTGTTGAGGGGCAAATCGATCAATGTGAGGTATGTCCAGAATGTATAA
- the rplD gene encoding 50S ribosomal protein L4, whose translation MNNSTKLAAGLPAELFEIKKNEEVVHQTLKWFLASKRAGTHSALTRAEVSGGGKKPWKQKGTGRARAGTIRSPLWRHGGVIFGPKPRDYSFALPKKVRQLALKIVLSDKAREGQVRLVDDISVDKPKTKSMLELIGKLGLSGSKVLFVASKISDNLDMASRNLEKIKIVRDQDLNIFDLLNADTVVIDNNAVLRLKELLV comes from the coding sequence ATGAACAACTCGACTAAGCTCGCTGCAGGCTTACCAGCAGAATTGTTCGAAATAAAAAAGAACGAAGAAGTGGTGCATCAGACGCTTAAATGGTTCTTGGCATCAAAGCGCGCGGGTACGCATTCCGCGTTGACGCGTGCCGAAGTCTCGGGCGGCGGCAAAAAACCGTGGAAGCAAAAAGGCACAGGTCGCGCCAGAGCCGGGACGATCAGGTCTCCATTGTGGAGGCACGGGGGCGTAATTTTTGGTCCAAAGCCCAGGGATTACAGCTTTGCGCTTCCAAAGAAAGTCCGCCAATTGGCTCTTAAAATTGTTTTGTCCGACAAGGCACGCGAAGGCCAAGTAAGGCTGGTTGATGATATATCTGTTGATAAGCCAAAAACGAAGTCAATGCTCGAGCTTATAGGCAAATTGGGGCTTAGCGGTTCAAAGGTGCTTTTTGTCGCAAGCAAAATTTCGGACAACTTGGACATGGCGTCGAGAAATCTGGAAAAAATAAAAATTGTCCGCGACCAGGACTTGAATATTTTTGATCTTTTGAATGCTGACACGGTAGTGATCGATAATAATGCTGTTTTACGATTAAAGGAGTTGTTGGTTTAA
- a CDS encoding 50S ribosomal protein L18, with translation MRKKKIFGTADRPRFSVYKSLKHIHAQIVDDEAGKTLVGLSTQAYKEGKKIEKSVRLGVDLAKKAIAAGISKVVFDRGRFKYHGRIKAAADAAREGGLKF, from the coding sequence ATGAGAAAAAAGAAAATATTCGGAACGGCGGATAGGCCAAGGTTTTCGGTGTATAAAAGCCTGAAGCATATCCATGCGCAAATAGTCGATGATGAGGCCGGCAAAACTTTGGTCGGCCTTTCGACCCAAGCCTATAAAGAGGGCAAAAAGATCGAAAAATCGGTTAGGCTTGGCGTTGACCTGGCTAAGAAAGCTATTGCGGCCGGTATCTCAAAAGTTGTTTTTGATAGGGGCAGGTTTAAATATCACGGAAGAATAAAAGCGGCAGCCGACGCGGCGCGAGAGGGAGGTCTTAAGTTTTAA
- a CDS encoding 50S ribosomal protein L24, with product MKKLNLKKGDNVLVLSGKDANKKGKILRILSKSNRVIVEGANIIKKHQRATQSFQGGIIERPNAMPISKVKLICPRCSKPSRISRSEGVRVCKKCGEAIDKA from the coding sequence ATGAAAAAGCTTAACCTGAAAAAAGGCGACAATGTCTTGGTGCTGTCAGGCAAGGATGCCAACAAAAAAGGCAAAATTCTAAGGATTCTTAGCAAATCAAACAGGGTCATAGTTGAAGGCGCAAATATAATAAAAAAACACCAGCGCGCGACGCAAAGCTTCCAGGGCGGCATAATTGAAAGGCCCAATGCCATGCCGATCTCCAAGGTAAAACTTATATGCCCGCGCTGCAGCAAGCCGAGCAGGATTTCGCGCAGCGAAGGCGTTCGTGTCTGCAAAAAATGCGGAGAGGCAATAGATAAAGCATGA
- the rpsC gene encoding 30S ribosomal protein S3, with protein MGQKIHPRGLRLGIIENGDALWFAGKFEYSKLLKEDIKIRKFLKDHLFKAGIARIIISRRANQIEVDIFSARPGLIIGRGGRDVTVVRDALAKLTGKQVQLNIREEQNAEANAQLVSENIAAQLEKRVAHRRAIKQSVSRVLRARAKGIKVRVAGRLGGSEIARKESYRVGRVPLHTLRAIIDYGTTEAMTIYGKIGVKVWIYKGDMLRKKENKAEGQISGAATS; from the coding sequence GTGGGGCAGAAGATTCATCCGAGAGGATTGAGATTAGGTATTATCGAGAACGGAGACGCTTTGTGGTTCGCGGGAAAGTTCGAATATTCAAAGCTTTTAAAAGAAGACATTAAGATAAGAAAATTCTTAAAGGACCATCTTTTTAAAGCAGGGATCGCCCGCATAATAATTTCAAGGCGCGCGAACCAAATAGAGGTTGATATCTTTTCGGCAAGGCCGGGGCTCATAATCGGTCGCGGCGGCCGTGACGTCACTGTTGTCCGCGATGCGCTTGCTAAGCTTACCGGAAAACAAGTTCAGCTAAATATCCGCGAAGAGCAGAACGCTGAAGCCAACGCCCAGCTCGTGTCAGAAAATATAGCGGCCCAGCTGGAAAAACGCGTAGCGCACAGGCGCGCGATCAAGCAATCGGTCAGCCGCGTGCTTCGCGCAAGGGCTAAAGGAATAAAAGTAAGGGTTGCCGGGCGATTGGGCGGATCTGAAATCGCAAGAAAAGAATCCTATCGGGTAGGGCGCGTCCCGCTCCACACGTTAAGGGCGATCATTGATTACGGCACGACCGAAGCCATGACGATCTACGGCAAGATCGGCGTTAAAGTATGGATATATAAGGGAGACATGTTGAGGAAAAAAGAAAATAAGGCGGAGGGGCAAATAAGTGGCGCTGCAACCAGCTAG